ACTACTTTGTCCGGTGGAGATATTACGCACGCTGTGCCTGATAATACGGGTTATATCACTGAGGGCCAGTTATTCCTGCGTCGTGATAGTGATATCGGTAAGGTTATTGTTGACCCGTTCCGTTCATTGTCTCGTTTGAAACAGCTGGTTACTGGTAAGAAGACGCGTAAAGACCATCCGCAGGTGATGAATGCCGCTGTACGTCTCTATGCAGATGCCGCTAACGCTAAGACGAAGATGGAAAATGGTTTCGACCTGACAAACTACGACGAACGTACGTTGGCTTTTGCGAAGGACTATTCCAATCAGTTATTGGCTATTGATGTTAACCTTGATACAACTGAAATGCTGGATGTTGCTTGGGGCTTGTTCGGTAAATACTTCCGTCCGGAAGAAGTGAATATCAAGAAAGAATTGGTGGATCAATACTGGCCAAAACAAAATAATTAGACGATTAGACGATTTACCATTTATGATTGAAGTTTGTTAATTGTAAATGGTCATAAAAGTAATTTCAATCGTAAATAGTTAAATAGTAAATAGAACATCGTGGCTATAAAGTTTCAATATAACAAAACCTCTCTTCAGCAGCTCGAAAAGCAACTGAAAGTGCGAGTGCGTACGCTTCCTATCATTAAGAATAAGGAAAGTGCCCTCCGCATGGAAGTGAAACGCTGTAAAACGGAAGCTGCCGATCTGGAGGATAGGCTCGAACAACAAATTCAAGCCTACGAAGCCATGTTCGCCCTTTGGAATGAGTTTGACGCTTCATTAATAAAGGTGAATGATGTTCATCTTGGCGTGAAAAAGATTGCGGGTGTGCGTGTACCGTTGCTCGAGAATGTAGAATTCGAGATACGTCCGTACAGTATGTTTAATGCTCCCAAGTGGTATGCCGACGGTATCCATCTGTTGGAAGAGTTGGCTCATACAGCAATTGAACGTGAATTTATGCTCGCCAAGCTGAACTTGTTAGAACATGCAAGGAAAAAGACCACTCAAAAGGTGAACCTTTTTGAGAAGGTGCAGATACCGGGCTATCAGGATGCATTGCGAAAGATCAAGCGATTTATGGAAGATGAAGAAAACCTGTCGAAATCTTCGCAAAAGATCATGAAATCCCATCAAGAAAAAAGGAAGGAGGTAGAGGCATGATTACAAAAATGAAGAAACTCACATTCCTGGTTTATCATAAAGAGTATGAGCTGTTTTTGCAAAAAATCCGTGAGTTAGGAGTTGTTCATATTGTAGAAAAGCAGTTGGGCGAAATGGATGATGACTTGCAACAGTTTATCCAAAAACGCGTTCTGTACAAGAATATGCTTCAAAACATGTATGCTTGGGCGGATAAACAACCGGATGAAACGATCTATGCGGAACAGTCGGCTGATGTTTTGACGAAGGAATACGACGAGTTGCAGGTAAGAATACAAGATTTGAACCAGCAATTACCTGCCATTTCCAAAGATATAACACAGATGGAAATGTGGGGAGATTTCGATTGGCAGTCCGTTCAGCGGTTAGAAAAAGCAGGTTTGTATGTACGTTTCTATACTTGTCCGGAGAAAGAGTTTGACGAAGTGTGGGTGAAAGAACACAATGCCATCATTATAAATGAACAAGGTGGAGTGATCTTTTTTAT
This portion of the Bacteroides acidifaciens genome encodes:
- a CDS encoding V-type ATP synthase subunit D, with amino-acid sequence MAIKFQYNKTSLQQLEKQLKVRVRTLPIIKNKESALRMEVKRCKTEAADLEDRLEQQIQAYEAMFALWNEFDASLIKVNDVHLGVKKIAGVRVPLLENVEFEIRPYSMFNAPKWYADGIHLLEELAHTAIEREFMLAKLNLLEHARKKTTQKVNLFEKVQIPGYQDALRKIKRFMEDEENLSKSSQKIMKSHQEKRKEVEA